The following are encoded in a window of Poecile atricapillus isolate bPoeAtr1 chromosome 21, bPoeAtr1.hap1, whole genome shotgun sequence genomic DNA:
- the TSPOAP1 gene encoding peripheral-type benzodiazepine receptor-associated protein 1 isoform X4 has product MRNVAERRQQLEVEHKEALLVLQEKQEEVQRLQQAQAEARREHEGAVQLLEARVKDLEDQCRSQTEQFSLLSQELQQFRLQTGKINLLTSTLVTSELPLALCSSAPQPRWEKESAVPGLLPHQSTKKIHNEGSDELEPLQQGPDTTLGSPAAPTSAQKQSKKGESQSSSSKSESMQNSPKSCPTPEVDTASEMEELDVDSISLMPEPGNQGPAKLQVFLARYSYNPFDGPNENPEAELPLTAGEYIYIYGDMDEDGFFEGELMDGRRGLVPSNFVERVSDDDLMTILPPELNDLTHSSYQEKSLVSASTSSGDKSEFSIEESSISLLASRAEGDQEEPVSHTAVPYPRKLTLIKQLARSIVVGWEPPLLPAGCPDIQSYNIYVDEELRQNVKSGLQTKAVIEKLDLHSRAYRVSVQTVTAHGSSDRLRCTFFVGQDFGKAPTMLKVRSVTATSAEVTWLPCNSNYSHGVYLNGQECDVTKPGVYWYTFRNLQPSTQYVAKLEARPMKTPWEEVPEGQEQDSAVIHFTTPLAGTPDAPLDVQVEAGPSPGILVISWLPVTIDAEGSSNGVRVTGYAVYADGQKVIEVTSPTAGSVLVDLSQLQMFQVCREVSVRTMSQYGESVDSVPAQISSVLLESSHCTSPVCTTVPSRLPRGGPRASLPACSPQHTATLRQKIPAESSDAKLTDPSSSPAGSARPLTEKASSPPHLPSPSASLVQAPGTSPQRLDTVGDKKCLSVPPQQAGTVFPGQGTEPGPPQEPGLQQLVEGTELQMEQSRTKLPELGSLTDSGVKLQTETCHVCSVEEAPKGPSADTEREAEKHLNPEPASSPSQAGATQDTFQDGNMSGSSCQDFLRLSSGKEVMKEMSRVKREQQEEKLSEMGRRQLTLFTEHNRSSDLSDILEEEEEEELSSDALEEKKWDQREPCSQENGEKMDLCDTDSDEEILERILELPLQKNHSKKLFSIPEVTEDEDEDEDEKGVTEEKSDPQDSLETQTYHSGRTEKPPNSKEPFLKEDGSSTSVDVYAQTPQGEHGAKESRADADRANPAFSQLAFSQKKAHWNWGYQENDPKSGSGTSPSWGKKKGNNYREKIRSRPEISRKRQSDPTEHCSRLLGNCSQMGSGLYRAPSLREELNVVSSAGGKEGLDLYSRARQGTLQKKALRAVGAGGAEPAVMATHGPSPRSLEIDIEYDSEDDQDSTCASSPESRLWPERSQSCQGDWSDCSSQSEVAHPGGRRDLTRLEMMEEQGMEWAGHLQFFCREKEAPRCESSSEEQGWELDCKSPGWRRRLEHSSKGIRSTSLHRRASSHKDSKGPEPPGTAAWQAPSRRRSKGVRRSQMQKPLFSSPGPPRSTAPQNSGRDDSVRIFVALFDYDPVSMSPNPDAAEEELPFKEGQILKVCGDKDADGFYRGECAGREGYIPCNMVSEVPVESSELKQQLLKQGFLPASTESPGLDKQECKSQPGQKHKDIEAELLTPRRMVAAFDYNPKESSPNTDVEAELTFSAGDVITVFGSMDDDGFYYGELNQQRGLVPSNFLEAVPLDGDMAKEFHSKDKEASPLSAESQLNPDGSVDQSNSSPSPLPAPSCLVPGKQCPEQASLALLTCTGAPGQSKKKRGFFFKGKNLFKKLGSHKKN; this is encoded by the exons ATGAGAAATGTGGCTGAGcggaggcagcagctggaagtgGAGCACAAGGAAGCACTGCTAGTCTtgcaggagaagcaggaggaggTCCAGCGGTTGCAGCAG GCGCAGGCAGAGGCAAGAAGGGAACATGAGGGAGCAGTACAGCTTCTAGAG GCCCGGGTGAAGGATCTGGAGGACCAGTGTCGCAGTCAAACAGAGCAGTTCAGCCTCCTGTCACAGGAACTCCAGCAATTCCGCCTTCAAACAGGGAAAATCAACCTTCTCACTTCCACTCTGGTGACTTCGGAGCTGCCCcttgctctgtgcagctccgccccgcagccccgctgGGAGAAGG AGTCAGCTGTTCCTGGGTTGCTCCCCCACCAGAGCACAAAGAAGATTCACAATGAAGGGAGTGATGAGCTGGAGCCGTTGCAGCAGGGGCCAGACACCACCTTGggctccccagctgctcccaccagTGCTCAGAAACAATCCAAGAAAGGAGAGTCTCAGTCCAGCTCTTCAAAATCTGAATCCATGCAGAACAGCCCAAAATCCTGCCCAACTCCAGAG GTGGACACTGCGAGTGAAATGGAAGAACTGGATGTTGACAGCATCTCCCTCATGCCAGAGCCAGGCAACCAAGGCCCTGCAAAGCTCCAGGTGTTCTTGGCTCGATACAG CTACAATCCTTTTGATGGACCGAATGAAAATCCAGAGGCAGAGCTTCCGCTGACTGCTGGAGAATATATTTACATCTATGGAGACATGGATGAAGATGGCTTCTTTGAAG GGGAGCTGATGGATGGCCGGCGAGGGCTGGTCCCCTCCAATTTTGTTGAGCGAGTTTCAGATGATGACCTCATGACGATTCTGCCTCCGGAGCTGAATGATCTCACCCATAGCTCATACCAGGAGAAAAGTTTGGTCAGTGCAAGCACCAGCAGTGGAGATAAGAGTGAGTTCTCCATTGAAGAGAGTAGTATTAGTCTGTTggccagcagagcagaaggagACCAGGAGGAGCCTGTTAGTCACACAGCAGTGCCTTACCCAAGAAAACTGACTCTTATCAAGCAGCTTGCCAGAAGCATAGTTGTAGGCTGGGAACCACCTCTTTTGCCAGCTGGCTGCCCAGACATACAAAGCTACAACATCTATGTGGATGAAGAGCTACGTCAGAACGTGAAGAGTGGCCTTCAGACCAAAGCAGTGATAGAAAAGCTGGATTTACACAGCAGGGCTTACCGTGTGTCCGTGCAGACGGTGACGGCGCACGGCAGCTCTGATAGACTGCGCTGCACTTTCTTTGTGGGGCAGGATTTTGGCAAGGCACCAACGATGCTGAAAGTCAGAAGTGTCACAGCCACGTCAGCAGAGGTGACGTGGCTTCCCTGCAACAGCAACTACAGCCATGGGGTGTATCTCAACGGGCAGGAGTGTGATGTGACCAAGCCGGGCGTGTACTGGTACACCTTCCGCAACCTGCAGCCCAGCACCCAGTACGTGGCCAAGCTGGAGGCCCGGCCCATGAAAACTCCTTGGGAAGAGGTGCCcgagggacaggagcaggactCAGCTGTGATACACTTCACTACCCCTCTAGCAG GCACACCTGATGCTCCTTTGGATGTCCAGGTAGAAGCTGGTCCCTCTCCAGGTATCCTGGTTATCAGCTGGTTACCTGTCACCATTGATGCTGAGGGATCTTCCAACGGGGTCCGGGTCACTGGATATGCCGTGTATGCGGATGGACAGAAG GTGATAGAAGTTACTTCTCCAACAGCTGGGAGTGTCCTGGTGGACTTGTCCCAGCTTCAGATGTTCCAGGTGTGCCGTGAGGTTTCTGTGAGGACAATGTCTCAGTATGGGGAGTCCGTGGATTCGGTTCCAGCCCAGATTTCCTCCGTCCTGCTGGAATCCTCCCACTGCACTTCCCCTGTGTGCACCACTGTCCCCTCCAGACTGCCCCGGGGGGGCCCCAGGGCCTCactgcctgcctgcagcccaCAGCACACAGCCACACTCCGACAGAAAATTCCTGCTGAGAGCTCAGATGCCAAATTGACTGACccatcctccagccctgctggctcaGCACGGCCCCTGACAGAGAAAGCCTCTTCCCCACCACACCTCCCCTCCCCTAGTGCTTCCTTGGTGCAGGCTCCAGGTACTTCCCCACAGAGGCTGGACACTGTGGGAGACAAGAAATGCCTCAGTGTGCCTCCCCAGCAAGCTGGCACAGtgttcccagggcagggcacgGAGCCTGGCCCTCCCCAGGAACCGGGATTGCAACAGCTGGTTGAAGGGACAGAGTTGCAG ATGGAGCAGTCAAGAACCAAACTACCAGAGCTGGGAAGCCTGACCGACAGTGGGGTGAAGCTGCAAACAGAAACCTGCCACgtgtgctctgtggaggaggcaCCCAAAGGTCCCAGTGCTGACACggagagagaggcagagaagCACCTGAACCCAGAGCCTGCGTCCtcccccagccaggctggggccaCACAGGACACCTTTCAAGATGGAAACATgagtgggagcagctgccaggacTTCCTGAGGTTGTCTTCTGGCAAGGAGGTGATGAAAGAAATGTCCAGAGTGAAAAGAGAG cagcaagaagaaaaactgtCGGAAATGGGCCGCCGACAGTTGACACTTTTCACTGAGCACAACCGGAGTTCTGACCTTTCAGATATtttggaagaggaggaagaagaagagctgTCTTCAGATGCTCTGGAAGAGAAGAAATGGGACCAGAGAGAGCCATGTTCCCAGGAGAATGGGGAAAAG ATGGATCTTTGTGATACTGACAGCGATGAGGAGATTCTGGAGAGGATCCTGGAGCTCCCGCTTCAGAAGAACCACAGCAAGAAGTTATTCAGCATCCCTGAAGTgactgaggatgaggatgaagatgaagatgagaAGGGTGTTACAGAAGAAAAGTCAGACCCTCAAGACTCGTTGGAAACACAGACCTACCATTCAGGAAGAACAGAGAAACCACCCAACAGCAAGGAGCCATTTCTGAAGGAAGATGGGAGTAGCACCTCTGTGGATGTGTATGCTCAGACTCCGCAGGGGGAGCACGGTGCTAAGGAGAGCAGAGCGGATGCTGACCGTGCAAATCCTGCCTTTAGCCAGCTGGCCTTCAGTCAAAAGAAGGCACACTGGAACTGGGGCTATCAGGAGAACGATCCAAAGTCTGGGAGTGGGACAAGTCCCTCTTGGGGCAAGAAGAAGGGAAATAATTATCGAGAGAAGATCCGGAGTCGGCCTGAGATAAGTAGGAAGAGACAGAGTGATCCAACAGAGCACTGCAGTCGTCTGCTGGGCAACTGCAGCCAGATGGGGAGCGGGTTATACAGAGCTCCCAGTCTCAGGGAGGAGCTGAATGTTGTCAGCAGTGCCGGTGGGAAGGAGGGGTTGGATTTGTACAGCCGGGCCAGACAAGGCACCTTACAGAAAAAAGCCCTAAGAGCAGTAGGAGCTGGGGGGGCAGAACCTGCTGTGATGGCAACGCACGGCCCCAGCCCCAGAAGCCTGGAAATAGACATCGAATATGACTCCGAAGATGATCAGGATTCAACCTGTGCATCCTCCCCAGAGAGCAGGCTGTGGCCAGAGAggtcccagagctgccagggagACTGGAGTGATTGTTCCAGTCAGTCTGAGGTTGCCCACCCGGGTGGCAGAAGGGACCTGACCAGGCTAGAGATGATGGAAGAGCAGGGTATGGAGTGGGCCGGGCACCTACAGTTCTTCTGCCGGGAGAAGGAAGCCCCAAGGTGTGAGAGCAGTtctgaggagcagggctgggagctggactGTAAGTCACCTGGCTGGAGAAGGAGGCTCGAACATTCTTCGAAGGGGATACGTAGCACCTCCTTGCACAGAAGG GCATCCAGTCACAAAGATTCCAAGGGCCCAGAGCCGCCTGGCACAGCCGCCTGGCAGGCTCCTAGCAGGAGACGGAGCAAGGGTGTAAGAAGAAGCCAAATGCAGAAACCTTTGTTCTCTAGTCCAG GCCCTCCAAGGAGCACTGCTCCCCAGAACTCTGGCAGAGATGACAGCGTTCGGATCTTCGTGGCTCTCTTTGACTACGATCCTGTCTCCATGTCCCCTAACCCTGAtgctgcagaggaggagctCCCATTCAAGGAGGGGCAGATCCTGAAA GTTTGTGGAGACAAGGATGCTGATGGTTTTTATAGGGGGGAATGTGCTGGAAGGGAGGGATACATTCCATGCAACATGGTGTCAGAAGTCCCTGTGGAGAGCAGTGAGCTCAAGCAGCAGCTCCTAAAGCAGGGGTTCCTGCCTGCCAGCACGGAGAGCCCAG ggctggacaAACAGGAGTGCAAGTCTCAGCCCG GGCAGAAACATAAAGACAttgaagcagagctgctgactCCTCGCAGGATGGTGGCTGCTTTTGACTACAACCCTAAGGAGAGCTCTCCAAACACGGATGTGGAG GCTGAACTGACCTTCAGTGCCGGGGACGTTATCACTGTCTTTGGGTCCATGGATGATGATGGATTCTATTAT GGAGAGCTGAACCAACAAAGAGGGCTTGTCCCATCCAACTTCCTGGAAGCTGTCCCTTTGGATGGAGACATGGCCAAGGAATTCCACTCCAAAGATAAAGAAGCTTCTCCGCTGAGTGCTGAGAGCCAG CTAAATCCAGATGGATCTGTTGATCAGAGCAACTCCTCTCCATCTCCTCTGCCAGCACCTTCCTGCCTTGTCCCAGGCAAGCAGTGTCCAGAGCAGGCATCGCTGGCCCTCCTCACCTGCACTGGTGCACCTGGGCAGAGTAAAAAGAAGAGAGGCTTCTTCTTCAAAGGGAAAAACCTCTTCAAAAAACTTGGGTCCCATAAGAAAAACTAA